A DNA window from Pseudodesulfovibrio thermohalotolerans contains the following coding sequences:
- a CDS encoding DoxX family protein, with protein MKSPIASKPLYTVVRVILGLLFVYAGTLKLMNPDGFAVTINIYGLVSWRMAGFLSYAIPIVEVLSGLALVFDVRGALSLIVAQLLVFMGILIYALHIGLDADCGCFGTPKNTDNAPSGPLMALIRDCFMLAACGLLYLQRRAAGFRPRPIGRLFTKAR; from the coding sequence ATGAAATCGCCGATCGCCTCCAAACCGCTATACACAGTCGTCCGCGTGATCCTCGGTCTGCTCTTCGTCTACGCCGGGACGCTCAAGCTCATGAACCCCGACGGATTCGCCGTGACCATCAACATCTACGGCCTGGTTTCCTGGCGCATGGCCGGGTTCCTGTCCTATGCCATCCCCATTGTGGAGGTTCTCTCCGGTCTCGCCCTCGTTTTCGACGTACGCGGGGCTTTGTCCCTCATTGTCGCACAGTTGTTGGTGTTCATGGGAATTCTGATCTACGCCCTACACATCGGGCTCGACGCGGACTGCGGCTGCTTCGGCACCCCAAAGAACACGGACAACGCGCCCTCCGGTCCCCTGATGGCCCTCATCCGGGACTGCTTCATGCTCGCCGCTTGCGGACTCCTCTATCTCCAACGCCGCGCGGCCGGATTCCGGCCCAGGCCGATCGGCCGACTTTTCACCAAAGCCCGCTAG